A DNA window from Helianthus annuus cultivar XRQ/B chromosome 15, HanXRQr2.0-SUNRISE, whole genome shotgun sequence contains the following coding sequences:
- the LOC110912110 gene encoding cytochrome P450 CYP82D47 → MEFHLSFSTTITSFLFVFSVAFLLQILRRKKLNIVNNQHAPQAKGSWPIMGHLHLLGGSRPAHHVLGDMADKYGPIFTIKLGVHQALIVSSGEIAKECFTTNDKVFASRPKSKAAEIMTYNYASFGLAPYGDYWRQVRKIITLEVLSQKRVEMLAHDRVSEVRESTRDIYEAWIANKESEDSDMVKVDMQQWFGNLIFNVLVRIISGKRFRVNDEEGERFRKVMKKFFELLGAFVVSDFVPFMNRFDVGGYEKEMKMAGKEMDNILQGWLNERKRATDSRQQRQEGEKLFMDVLLSVLQDASQEDFQGKDHDTVIKATCLALITAGSDTTSVTLIWALSLLLNNPKALKTAQDEIDEHVGRDRLVEESDIKNLVYLDAIIKETLRLYPAGPLDVPHESMEDCVVGGYNIPKGTRLLVNLSKIHRDPNIWTNPNEFKPERFLTSQKDVDPKGKNFKLLPFGSGRRICPGIIFSLHVMPLALASVIQQFVMNKPSNEPIDMSEGSALTAFKAKPLEVLLAPRLSDKMYHAAGM, encoded by the exons ATGGAGTTTCATCTCTCATTTTCAACAACTATAACAtcctttttatttgttttttcagTAGCTTTCCTGCTGCAGATCTTGAGGAGAAAGAAGTTAAACATAGTGAACAACCAACATGCACCTCAAGCAAAGGGTTCATGGCCAATAATGGGACACCTGCACCTTCTAGGCGGATCGCGACCCGCTCATCATGTTTTAGGTGATATGGCAGACAAATATGGTCCTATTTTCACCATCAAGCTTGGTGTTCATCAAGCTTTGATTGTGAGTAGTGGGGAGATAGCTAAAGAGTGCTTTACCACAAACGATAAGGTGTTTGCAAGCCGACCGAAATCAAAGGCAGCAGAGATCATGACGTATAACTACGCCTCGTTTGGGCTTGCTCCGTATGGGGATTACTGGCGACAAGTTCGCAAGATCATTACGCTCGAGGTTCTCTCTCAAAAAAGAGTTGAGATGCTCGCGCATGATCGAGTTTCAGAAGTTAGAGAATCCACAAGAGATATATACGAGGCGTGGATAGCGAACAAAGAGAGTGAAGATTCGGATATGGTAAAGGTGGACATGCAACAATGGTTTGGGAACTTGATATTTAATGTCTTGGTTAGGATTATTTCAGGGAAGAGGTTTCGGGTCAATGATGAAGAAGGCGAGCGGTTTCGGAAAGTGATGAAGAAGTTCTTTGAGTTATTAGGCGCTTTTGTGGTGTCGGATTTTGTTCCTTTTATGAATCGTTTTGACGTTGGAGGATATGAGAAAGAAATGAAGATGGCGGGTAAAGAAATGGACAACATCCTTCAAGGATGGTTGAACGAGCGAAAGAGAGCGACGGACTCTAGGCAGCAGCGACAAGAAGGCGAAAAACTCTTCATGGATGTGCTGCTTTCTGTTCTCCAAGATGCTTCTCAAGAGGATTTCCAGGGTAAAGATCATGACACAGTGATCAAAGCTACATGTCTG GCATTAATAACTGCTGGGTCGGACACAACATCTGTAACATTAATTTGGGCTTTATCTTTGCTACTCAATAACCCAAAGGCATTAAAAACTGCCCAAGATGAAATTGATGAACATGTTGGAAGAGACAGATTAGTAGAGGAGTCAGACATAAAGAACTTGGTTTACCTCGATGCTATTATCAAAGAAACGTTGCGTTTATACCCAGCTGGACCTCTCGACGTACCTCACGAGTCCATGGAAGATTGCGTTGTGGGTGGCTACAACATCCCGAAAGGCACACGTTTGTTGGTAAATCTTTCGAAAATACATCGTGATCCAAATATATGGACAAATCCAAATGAGTTTAAGCCAGAAAGATTTTTGACGAGTCAAAAGGATGTTGATCCTAAAGGAAAGAATTTTAAACTACTTCCGTTCGGCAGTGGTAGAAGAATATGCCCTGGTATTATCTTTTCCTTACATGTTATGCCTTTAGCATTAGCCAGTGTGATTCAACAGTTTGTGATGAACAAACCATCAAATGAACCGATTGATATGAGTGAAGGCTCGGCACTGACTGCCTTCAAAGCTAAGCCACTGGAGGTTCTTCTTGCTCCTCGTTTATCCGACAAAATGTATCATGCTGCTGGCATGTGA